A region of the Aphelocoma coerulescens isolate FSJ_1873_10779 chromosome 1, UR_Acoe_1.0, whole genome shotgun sequence genome:
AAAAGAAAGTTTTTTAGACCCACTCAGAGTAACTCTGGTTTTTGTGTTCCATGAGATTCACCCTATTTTTCCTTAATACCTGCTAAAAGGCCAAAACAGTCAGAATTACTTTTGGATTTAACTGCAGAAACAAAGATCATTATGGAATAATGATGTACCACAAAAATAGACTCATCAAAGCTTATGAAAGAGTTGGCTGTCAGTTAAAGGTAAGAAATTGagccttcaaaatattttaacatcttGACAAATTTCATTCAAAcgctgattttaaaaaagaatgtgGATGGAAAGTAGGATATTGATGTATACTttataaaatcacattttttgctgtgtgcagcagttaaaaatcatattaaattgtttggttttgagGCTGTCTGATACAAAAATATCTGAGCATATCTTTCAGGATAAAAAGAGGGGTGGAACAGAGGATTTGTTATTTAGGGGGTTTGTATCACAATTCTCTCCTTGGAGAGAAGTCCTAAGCCTAAGAAAATCCTTTTTACCCAATGTAGATGTAGTTAATGATTACCTCCAGCAAACTCTTGCAATATTGGCACGGAATTTGGGTTGGTTTTCCTGATAAACCTTCATTCCCTGCAGGCAAACAACATGGGTGTGGGTGTTGTTGGGATTATTGAATGCAACTTCCTAAAACCAACTCACAACAAACAAGATTTCGACTACACCAACGAATACAGGTATTTTTATCTCACTTTCTACTCCATATTGTCATTTCCTGGGAAATACTTGGTAAAGCTGCTTCTTTAAataggaagaagaaaagtttATGGTGTTCTGGCAAAATCTGGTTTAAATGCAAACAACTCCTTTTAGACCCTTGTCTGTCTGCCCCCTCTTTGTCTCCTTCTATTTCCTTATAAACTTTCTCCCACTCCACATATCCATACCAGCCTTGTTCCCATGTTTTTCCCTGGATGTTCTTTTCCCTGGCTGTTTAGGAGGAGGCATTTTCCACGTGCCCAACAGTACTTTTAATGTGGACATGGAAATTTGTGATCCCTGAACCATTTCCTGTGTGAGGCACCAACAGTTCCCttggcagaggggcaggaattGGGAATGCCCTTGGCAGGCACAGTGAGCAGGGAATGTTTTCCACTTGTTGGGCTTTTTTGAACACTCACATGAAAAGGGGGTTTCCTCAATCCCTTGGGTTTGATTTGTCTGTCAGCCCCCCAATAAATCTGGGACCTTTATGTCCAGCCAGTCTGTCCAAAATATAATTAAATCAATATCCAGACAAGTGGGGAGAATCACAGGAtccttaaggttggaaaagacctccaagacctCCAAACCTTTGAGTTCCTGGACATAACTTTGGGGTGGAAGTGTGAGTTAATCTTACAATTAAATTATAATGAACCAAGTTGTTCTGAGGAGAGTGATTTCACCCCAACTTCTGCTTCAGCAGCAAAACAGCTTCTCCTGTCTTGGCTGCTCTGTGTTTTATCAGCTTCTGGTCCCGTGGAgttcccactcctgcagagaTTCCAGCAGAACCTGGCTGTGGTGTCTCCGCTTtgcttctccctcctccctctcagcCTGTGCTTCAGGTTGCTGTGTTAACATCCAGGGACAGATTCCCTGCATGGCAACTGCATTCCATCCAGGAAGCAGAAACTGCATTTCACCCTTAATTTCAATACTGTTACACTTTTTGTTACAATGGGAATGGAacttcccagctttctctgatTTTACCCCCACATTTGGCATGTGAGGGGGCACAGTGATACCACACTTGAAAAGTCTTCTAGAAAGGTTTTTCTGCCAGGAGTGCTCCAGGCTTTCAAAagatggttttgttttgggctgGAAAGTTGTGAACCTGATGTAAAGGTGCTCTGCACTTCTTCCCTCCCCAGAAAAGGGATGTGATTTGGAATGTGATCCCTTCCATGCATCCCTGCTCATTTCTGCCCTTCTGGTGCTTCCTGGCTCAGCAATCCCTGCCTGGGTTCAGAGGTGACCTGGATCCAAACTCTCTGGGTCACATGAGTTCACTGCACAAACATTTGTGTTGGTTTAAGGCCCGGGGCGGTGTCAGGCATTGAGACAAGCCAGGGATGGCTGGGCCTGGTTACTCATCCACCTGATTGCTCAGAGGTGAATTCCACAGGCTGACAGGAGGCTGTCCTCACCTTtagctcacctgtggggtttgtTATTGTTCCTCACCTCTCCCTGCTGTGTGGGCCAGCTCTGGGAGTCCCTGTGCTGCATGATGAGCCCTGAGCAGGAAACAAAGCTAAAAATGAACCTGGGTGAGACTGGCCTGCTCCTTTAGCAGTGTGGAGACTTTATCCTGCGTTGAAGTGACCAAATGTTTGCCAGCTCCAGCTTTTTTCCCACTGTTGTGCAATTAGAAATACTAAAGTGCTTCATGCACTTATTCTGTCACTGGAGTTAATAAAGGTTCTTTCTGTGCTAGAATTGGATTATTCAAGGTGGTCTTTCAATTCTTTTCTTTGTAGACTCACGATAGCAGCACTGGGAGAAAAGCTCAATGATTACTGGAACGAGatgaaaaccaagaaaaacGAGGAATATCCCTTAGCTCTGCCCGTCGAGGAGATCCAGTGAGTCCCACCGTGACGGCAGAGAACTGAACACACTGTCACTGCTTTATCTGACATGAGAACACTCTGCCATGTGCAATCCCTgattgattttggttttttacccCAGGAAACAGCCTGACCAGACGTGGGTGCAGTGCGACGCGTGCCTCAAGTGGCGGAAGCTCCCGGACGGCATCGAGCACTTGCCAGAGAAGTGGTACTGCTCCCTCAACCCTGACCCGCAATTCCGGTAAGGACACAGGCCAGGGGCTCCTCCCAGTCCTTACTGAtcacctggcagcagcaggggtgTTCAGCTCTttctgttgtgggttttttcctgtccccttccctcccccaggAACTGTAATGTGCCAGAAGAGCCAGAGGATGACGATTTAATACATCCGACATACGAGAAAACCTACAAGAAAAAGTGAGTTCTGGAGACTTTTACAAGGGGCTCAACACTAAAAACTACCAAGGAGAGCAGTGCAGCAGTTGGGGTGAAAGTCCAGCTCCCACAAGGATGTAGCTCCATAGGAATTGGCAGTCCCAGAACTGGGATGTCCCAGAAGCAAAATCTGAGGGCTGTTAGGAGACCTTGGCTTTGTTATTTTCAAGGTCCACACTGAGGCAGCTGAAAAGCTCAATACATTTATTTAagaattaaagggttctttgctAAGATGTATGACAAAAACTGATTTGGGTAATTGTAATGCTGGCTCACATTCTAGAAATGAGAGTTTGGGGTTgtttcaatattttaaaaataaataatctgaGAGGGAACTTATCTGAGGTTAAGCTAACTTCAGACCATATAAGCTTCCAGGTTCCTGaggaaattttcatttaataaaCAAGAGTACTTTTATTATTGTATCTAGCTGAGATGAGGAGTACTGTGTTTGCTTTTAGATCTtagattttgtttttataatgAATGAACAGTTTGAATCTAAgcttttaatttgtattttttccttgctgctgtgcagggacagggaaaaaCTGAAGAGGCGACTGGAGTACAGCCACCAGGTAACTCCTGAAGCTGGCAGGAGCCTGCCCTGGGTACAAATGCCTGCTGTAACATCCAGTTTTACTCTGATGGCTCTGCAGGATTTGCTCACCATGAGgaaacccaaaatcccctttcttTGCTGCCCAGTGATGGAAAATCCACCATTTCTGTCTCATTAGGAAAGAGTTTGAGAGGGACAAAGGCCTTTCGCCAAAACTAAAAGATATGTCAGTCACTTGTGGCTGTTTTTATGGCATGAACCCAATTCTTGAAGGGGGATTTGTTGGAGAGAGATGTCATGAGGATATAAAAGTAAAGATGCCCTTAAAAGTGGGGATCTCAGGGGGTGGGGATGGACAGAGCTGGAACAGCTACACTTGTGCGAGGAGACGCTCAAATTCAGATTAAATCCAGATGCAGACCAAGGTGTTTGATGGGAATGTCTGAATTGTAACTCAGAATCAAATTTGCTAAGTGTGATTTAATTTCAGTTGCATTCAAAGTCAATTGCTGACCTAAGATCACTTCATTTCTGGAGAAGAGATGCTGCATGTGTTGTTTTAacctatttatttcattttattgtttCTCTGCCATTAGATCTCCCCCAGTAcaaaagtaatttctagaagTGAAACAAAAATTGCTCATTTTGGGCAAACTGAGTGAACCCTGAGCATCTTTCCCAGGGATGCCTGTCCTGGAGTTTGTGTCTGATGGGCAATCTCCAGACAGAGACACAGCTTGGGAAAAGCTCTTGCGTGGGATTCTGCACAGCACTTTCAAatggaaaactgggatttgCAATAGTCTAGCCAGCCTTTCTCATCCCAAAATCCTGAGCCTGGGTTCAAGGAGGTACTTGGATATGTAGGTGTCAGAATTCTAGGTGTTGGTATATAAAGAACTGCTTAAATCTCTCCCGAAGAATCTACTAATATCTGTTTATTTCCATTCTTAACTTACATTGTCTTATAGATCAAtaatgaaatgtttttaaaaacatctgTTTCTTCAAGTAAAGACTTCAAAACATTCTCAACTCCGAATGCAAAGGAAGCTCTTCCAAGATTACTTTTACCAAAATCATCAGATGCTTCTGTTAGAAGATCTCTGCCTATTTTAATTAAAGTATCTTCCCCTCATTTGGATCCTGACAGCAGGTGAGTGGACCTGCACAAAGTAgattcctgtttatttttaaaattaataacttCTTAAGGAAAATGATGGTGTTgggggcagcttcagctgctaAAATTCCTGTGGGAATTCTGGGAGCACAGGAAGCTCCAGGTTAAAGGGACCTGGAGACTTTGTCAAGTACAAAAGTGAATGCAACAAAATGACAAAGGAGCATTTTTAGTGATTTGTCTGCTTAGGAGCAGAGTTTGTGTTATCCACAGGCTGTTCTCCTGTAGGGATGTTCCTGGGAATACTGACTCTGTTTCAGAATAAGGTGTGAGTGTGCTGATGGCAGGCACTTGTTTTTACAGGAATTTAGTCTGGCTACACAAATTGAAATCCCCTGCAGGGGGACATCCCTTTCTAGTTCTGGAGTGGTGGTTTTTGAACAGTGCTCAGAGAAACACTGAACATGGCTGGAAACAAATGATTTGGCAGCATCTGAGCAATAAActgattattttaatgttttcctcCTCAGTCTCAAAAGGAAGACACAGAGTTGTGTGACACCCGTGTCCCTAAAGACACCCCGGCTCGGTGACAAAACATTCAACAACCACGAGgaggaagatgatgatgaagatgTCATCATTTTAGAGGAGAGCAGCACTCCAAAGCCTTCAGCAGATCCTGATGTTCCTGTGGTAAAAACGGAATGTATCTATTTGGATCAGGAGGAGAAGCAGAAGGTAAACTCTCCCGTGGGAGAACCCTGCAGTGCAACCACTTCAGAGGCAAAAAGTGAACAGCTGAGCTCAGCAACACAGACAGAGCTCCCAAACCTGGTGGTGAAAAAGGAAGAGGTGGAAGACATCCCAGTCCAGGTTCCTGGGGCAGAGATGGAAAGGGAACAGCACAAGGTGAATGGTGTTCCTGAGACATCTGTAGAGATggaaaatgaactgaaaaatCAGCTGCAGTTAttgaacagagaaaaagaaatgtaccAAAGCAAATGTGAAGCGTTAACCAAACAAGtggaagcactggaacagcagcTTTTGGAGATGAataataaatatgtaaaaaaggaaatgtgcCATCAGGCAACGGAGACAGTTCCCTCCTTTGGAGAAGGAAGCGCTGACGGGAGGAGTTTGGCCGAGGTGACAGCTCTCTATGAGCAGGCCTTGGGGGAAATAGCAACGCTCAAGGAGCAGTGCAGCACCCTGCAGAACCTAAAGACTGAGTGCAGCAAATGTGCTGATGGTGAGAGCAAGAGTGAGGTGGATGAGATTGCTGTGCAGCTGGATGAGGTTTTCAGGCAGCTGGACAAGTGCACCATTGAGAGAGACAGATACAAAAGTGAGGTATGTTTGTTAAAACACTTCTATCACTTAAATTATCTCTGGTTTTTACTGCCTTTTCATAGCACTTCTAATACACAGTGTTTTGAATAGTTTTGacagctttatttttattttgattgcCAGATTGAAGTCCTAGAAGTGGAGAAAAATCAGATGGCCTGTCAGTGTGAGGAGCTCaaggcagagctggcacagtTAAAAGCTTCAATCCCACAGGCTGTAGCACATGCAAATGAGTCTACCACCAGTAAAGTAGAAGACTCTGTAAATTTTTCTGATGGAGAAAGGTATCAGTTTTGCTCTTTCTAGATGTTATTTCAAGATTTTTGCTTCTTGGTTGTATATGAAATGTTTTGATGAAGGTTATGTCTGATAATTGTATAATAAAATGTGATGCTTGGAATTATTTTCTACTGCCTTTTGTGACTCCTAAgtaatgttgattttttttttttttttatcaagtGATGTTGTGATTTATGATTTATTGGTGTGAGCAGGGTTGGCCACTGCACAACAGAATGGCAAACTGATACTTCTTAAAGTATCCAAAATGTTGGATAATTTCTGAACACAACTTGCAaaccaaggaaagaaaagggaggCAGGAAAGAGGGTGATCATTATTTCATGCTGTGTAATGACCTTCACTTTGagaatctgtttttcttttgaatcaGCTGAAAAAGAGTCTGGATTTGAAACCTTCCTGTAACGActccttgctgcaggcaaaTCCTGTGGAATCAGGGTCCAGGGCATGTCTTGGAACTAAACAAGGGCTGAAACTTCCAACTAGAGAGCTTGCAGCTCTTGGAAGTGGGAATAGCACACATGCAAAAAATCCCAGAGCAGGTGGCAGCAGAGTGAGCTGAGGTCCCAAGGGGGGAAGCATCACCTGTGATAAAAAGGGACTCAATTAAAGGACCATTTAAACAAACTGATCCCTGGGACCAGATGAGAGGCATTTCAGAGGGAGCTGGCCTTGTAGTATCTCCAAAAGTTGACATTCCTGGAAAAAGGCAGTTGTTACACCCATATTTAGGACAGCTCACGCTCCATTCTGGCACTGCAGCTTCAATCCTGGGGAAAACATTTAATAAATCTATCTGGAAGCCACCTGCAGCCCCATGAGAGTCAAAAGGGAGTAAGGACAACCAGCATGGGGGTGATTGAGGGCAAACTGGGGATGAGCAG
Encoded here:
- the MORC3 gene encoding MORC family CW-type zinc finger protein 3 isoform X2; amino-acid sequence: MAAKTQGGIRLSALCPKFLHTNSTSHTWPFSAIAELIDNAYDPDVSAKQIWIDKTVINDNICLTFTDNGNGMNSEKLHKMLSFGFSEKSVMNGRVPVGLYGNGFKSGSMRLGKDAIVFTKNGDTMSVGLLSQTFLEVTKAEHVMVPIVTFTNQRQISDPAESKNSLKAILTHSLFSTEEKLLAELDAIIGKKGTRIIIWNLRKDKNDKPEFDFDKDKYDIRIPEDLDETGKRGYKKQERLDQIVPESDYSLRAYCSILYLKPTMQIILRGQKVKTQLVSKSLAFIERDIYRPKFLNAKTVRITFGFNCRNKDHYGIMMYHKNRLIKAYERVGCQLKANNMGVGVVGIIECNFLKPTHNKQDFDYTNEYRLTIAALGEKLNDYWNEMKTKKNEEYPLALPVEEIQKQPDQTWVQCDACLKWRKLPDGIEHLPEKWYCSLNPDPQFRNCNVPEEPEDDDLIHPTYEKTYKKKDREKLKRRLEYSHQINNEMFLKTSVSSSKDFKTFSTPNAKEALPRLLLPKSSDASVRRSLPILIKVSSPHLDPDSSLKRKTQSCVTPVSLKTPRLGDKTFNNHEEEDDDEDVIILEESSTPKPSADPDVPVVKTECIYLDQEEKQKVNSPVGEPCSATTSEAKSEQLSSATQTELPNLVVKKEEVEDIPVQVPGAEMEREQHKVNGVPETSVEMENELKNQLQLLNREKEMYQSKCEALTKQVEALEQQLLEMNNKYVKKEMCHQATETVPSFGEGSADGRSLAEVTALYEQALGEIATLKEQCSTLQNLKTECSKCADGESKSEVDEIAVQLDEVFRQLDKCTIERDRYKSEIEVLEVEKNQMACQCEELKAELAQLKASIPQAVAHANESTTSKVEDSVNFSDGESSGLCLLKELANKCRTWK
- the MORC3 gene encoding MORC family CW-type zinc finger protein 3 isoform X1, whose protein sequence is MAAKTQGGIRLSALCPKFLHTNSTSHTWPFSAIAELIDNAYDPDVSAKQIWIDKTVINDNICLTFTDNGNGMNSEKLHKMLSFGFSEKSVMNGRVPVGLYGNGFKSGSMRLGKDAIVFTKNGDTMSVGLLSQTFLEVTKAEHVMVPIVTFTNQRQISDPAESKNSLKAILTHSLFSTEEKLLAELDAIIGKKGTRIIIWNLRKDKNDKPEFDFDKDKYDIRIPEDLDETGKRGYKKQERLDQIVPESDYSLRAYCSILYLKPTMQIILRGQKVKTQLVSKSLAFIERDIYRPKFLNAKTVRITFGFNCRNKDHYGIMMYHKNRLIKAYERVGCQLKANNMGVGVVGIIECNFLKPTHNKQDFDYTNEYRLTIAALGEKLNDYWNEMKTKKNEEYPLALPVEEIQKQPDQTWVQCDACLKWRKLPDGIEHLPEKWYCSLNPDPQFRNCNVPEEPEDDDLIHPTYEKTYKKKDREKLKRRLEYSHQINNEMFLKTSVSSSKDFKTFSTPNAKEALPRLLLPKSSDASVRRSLPILIKVSSPHLDPDSSLKRKTQSCVTPVSLKTPRLGDKTFNNHEEEDDDEDVIILEESSTPKPSADPDVPVVKTECIYLDQEEKQKVNSPVGEPCSATTSEAKSEQLSSATQTELPNLVVKKEEVEDIPVQVPGAEMEREQHKVNGVPETSVEMENELKNQLQLLNREKEMYQSKCEALTKQVEALEQQLLEMNNKYVKKEMCHQATETVPSFGEGSADGRSLAEVTALYEQALGEIATLKEQCSTLQNLKTECSKCADGESKSEVDEIAVQLDEVFRQLDKCTIERDRYKSEIEVLEVEKNQMACQCEELKAELAQLKASIPQAVAHANESTTSKVEDSVNFSDGESLKLRSLRVNVGQLLATIMPDLDLQQVNYDIDVVDEILGQVVEQMHEISST